A section of the Streptomyces sp. NBC_01363 genome encodes:
- a CDS encoding MinD/ParA family protein, with translation MPNEDNWQGDVLRAMRGGAAQEGAQGPGGQGYGAPAQGQGGQGGQGGQGGQPYGAAAPGPGLPAQNAHAYGAPQQHPGYQDPQQPQQHLGYQEQQPQQYSGYQEQQPAQQHPGYQEQQQPHQQHPGYQEQQAVAAHPVGQAQPQQVQPQQAQPAYTPGTRPHHTPDSRPVVDRQLAAVGRKARRGEPFAARAARALRVSVSSSAAREVARTTATAEMLQQPVTTGRQIAVTSIRGGAGKSTVAALLGSTYAHYRQDPVLFVEADPALGSLPLRLGAESLRWTTGDLAGIIEPQMSLLDITGYLVQLPGNAWLLPGSQGQIGAMLDSRAYERVMVSLRRYFGVTVVDCETLPAEVARVALSAAQARVLAAPATLEGITSTYAVLTWMQSLPRQVIAGTVVVLSELVPHPGLDLDEAAEKLKATGASVQVLPYDRHLAAGGEIRTELLAHATREAATRLAADVFRLSQQHH, from the coding sequence ATGCCGAACGAAGACAACTGGCAGGGCGATGTGCTGCGCGCCATGAGGGGCGGCGCCGCCCAGGAGGGCGCGCAGGGCCCCGGCGGTCAGGGGTACGGTGCGCCCGCGCAGGGTCAGGGCGGTCAGGGGGGTCAGGGCGGTCAGGGCGGTCAGCCGTACGGTGCCGCCGCGCCGGGTCCCGGCCTGCCCGCGCAGAACGCCCACGCCTACGGGGCACCCCAGCAGCACCCCGGATACCAGGACCCCCAGCAGCCCCAGCAGCACCTCGGCTATCAGGAGCAGCAGCCTCAGCAGTACTCGGGCTATCAGGAACAGCAGCCGGCCCAGCAGCACCCCGGCTACCAGGAACAGCAGCAACCGCACCAGCAGCACCCCGGCTACCAGGAGCAGCAGGCCGTGGCCGCCCACCCCGTCGGGCAGGCGCAGCCGCAACAGGTCCAGCCGCAACAGGCGCAGCCCGCGTACACCCCGGGCACCCGCCCCCACCACACCCCCGACTCCCGGCCCGTGGTGGACCGGCAGCTGGCCGCCGTCGGGCGCAAGGCGCGGCGCGGCGAGCCGTTCGCCGCACGGGCCGCGCGGGCCCTGCGGGTGAGCGTGTCCTCGTCGGCCGCGCGCGAGGTCGCCCGTACCACCGCCACCGCCGAGATGCTCCAGCAGCCGGTGACGACCGGCCGGCAGATCGCCGTCACCTCCATCCGGGGCGGCGCGGGCAAGTCGACCGTCGCCGCGCTGCTCGGCTCCACGTACGCGCACTACCGCCAGGACCCGGTCCTCTTCGTCGAGGCCGACCCGGCGCTCGGCTCGCTGCCGCTGCGGCTCGGCGCCGAGTCGCTGCGCTGGACCACCGGTGACCTGGCGGGCATCATCGAGCCGCAGATGTCGCTGCTGGACATCACCGGCTATCTCGTCCAGCTCCCCGGCAACGCCTGGCTGCTGCCCGGCAGTCAGGGCCAGATCGGCGCGATGCTGGACAGCAGGGCGTACGAGCGGGTCATGGTGTCGCTGCGGCGCTACTTCGGCGTCACCGTCGTCGACTGCGAGACGCTGCCCGCCGAGGTCGCCCGGGTCGCGCTGTCCGCCGCCCAGGCCCGGGTGCTGGCCGCGCCCGCCACGCTGGAGGGCATCACCAGCACGTACGCGGTCCTGACCTGGATGCAGTCGCTGCCCCGGCAGGTGATCGCCGGCACGGTCGTCGTGCTCAGCGAACTGGTGCCGCACCCCGGACTCGATCTCGACGAGGCGGCGGAGAAGCTGAAGGCCACCGGCGCGAGTGTCCAGGTGCTGCCGTACGACCGGCATCTGGCGGCCGGCGGCGAGATCCGTACCGAACTCCTGGCGCACGCGACCCGGGAGGCCGCCACCCGGCTCGCCGCGGACGTGTTCCGGCTCTCCCAGCAGCACC
- a CDS encoding ADP-ribosyltransferase — MIKPEAIPQYTGDLGQLEKDHASLTADAGHVRDTGSSVHTHFQALSAYYKAPEAERLFASTKPVQDRADGFADDLEKVASSLSDYAAEIRPLVTKLTRLKADATTFVNDNKDDDDWEYDGDKVEEHNQLRDDITATVAAFWAAERTCHNKITALFGGTQMVAGDGSERKDQYGFDADDLKNAKLPWGDPVEEKHHWYEVGHWVKSFVWDGLIVDGIWGTIKGLGTLVGFGGWDAMGQAWKGLAQLATGLAISTIPGASTLFWTLPDDKLPSWLRDSRTAMKETGKALVAWDEWGKNPGRAAGAVTFNVLTTVFTGGAGGAAAGAGKAGAVAKVLSVAGKAGKVIDPMTYIAKGAGAGLSKIGDITKGLKGIGNIEIPKLPDGSVQLPDGRLLEPNGNLVTPNGVIDTTPIPHDTVPHTSGLPSSWQIQQPVPSGVHAGGGFDHVPGGAPGHVPNGSFGPAPAHFDPASHVPGGTPNHVPNGSFGPAPAHFDPAGHVPGHVPGGVGGHVPTDHFPTGAGHDIPGHTAPGHDLPTGAHGPGHDVPGSNPHTTDAPHTPGHDGPGAHGHDGSHGGGHDGSHSGGHADDAAAHGDDAAHVGDHGGHVDPHGAAGDALHGADDATTAGHHGADGPGGGGAGDGFKYTPHVSADDFDDLPTAEKHAVAAAELTDGTVPFADNKAAIAYGRNHWNDYVDNLDPSAKQALRDYTGETFPSYHDMNGYLRGTEGYGPSAAVTHDIAEMDRVLSTRAVPDDIMVVRGTGLGHLKLDSPFDMLGQTYPDKGYTSTSLGNHPVSGFAGKEAILHLRVPKGTPALWLEKVSKFDVEERELLLARGSEFKVTRVFMDNGQVQVYGEVLPSNKGAVHE, encoded by the coding sequence GTGATCAAGCCCGAGGCGATTCCGCAGTACACGGGTGATCTGGGTCAGCTGGAGAAGGATCATGCGAGTCTGACGGCGGATGCGGGTCATGTCCGGGACACCGGTTCGTCGGTCCATACGCATTTCCAGGCGTTGTCGGCGTATTACAAGGCTCCTGAGGCGGAGCGGTTGTTCGCGTCGACGAAGCCGGTGCAGGACCGGGCGGACGGGTTCGCGGACGATCTGGAGAAGGTCGCTTCGTCGTTGTCGGACTATGCGGCGGAGATCCGTCCGCTGGTCACGAAGCTCACGCGGCTGAAGGCGGACGCGACGACGTTCGTGAACGACAACAAGGACGACGACGACTGGGAGTACGACGGGGACAAGGTCGAGGAGCACAATCAGCTCCGCGACGACATCACCGCGACGGTCGCGGCGTTCTGGGCGGCGGAGCGGACCTGTCACAACAAGATCACCGCGTTGTTCGGCGGGACGCAGATGGTCGCCGGGGACGGGTCCGAGCGCAAGGACCAGTACGGGTTCGACGCGGACGATCTGAAGAACGCGAAACTTCCCTGGGGCGACCCGGTCGAGGAGAAGCACCACTGGTACGAGGTCGGTCACTGGGTCAAGTCGTTCGTGTGGGACGGGCTGATCGTCGACGGGATCTGGGGCACCATCAAGGGCCTGGGCACCCTCGTCGGGTTCGGTGGCTGGGACGCGATGGGGCAGGCCTGGAAGGGCCTGGCCCAGCTCGCGACCGGCCTCGCGATCAGCACGATCCCCGGCGCCTCGACCCTGTTCTGGACGCTGCCCGACGACAAACTCCCCTCCTGGCTGCGTGACTCGCGCACCGCGATGAAGGAGACCGGCAAGGCCCTGGTCGCGTGGGACGAGTGGGGCAAGAACCCCGGCCGGGCGGCCGGGGCCGTCACGTTCAACGTCCTGACGACCGTGTTCACCGGGGGCGCCGGCGGTGCCGCCGCGGGAGCCGGGAAGGCCGGAGCGGTCGCGAAGGTGCTGTCCGTCGCGGGCAAGGCCGGCAAGGTCATCGACCCGATGACCTACATCGCCAAGGGCGCCGGTGCGGGCCTGTCGAAGATCGGTGACATCACCAAGGGCCTCAAGGGCATCGGCAACATCGAGATCCCCAAACTCCCCGACGGTTCGGTGCAGTTGCCCGACGGTCGCCTCCTGGAGCCCAACGGCAACCTGGTCACTCCGAACGGCGTGATCGACACGACCCCGATCCCGCACGACACGGTCCCCCATACATCGGGGCTGCCGTCGTCCTGGCAGATACAGCAGCCGGTGCCGTCGGGAGTTCACGCGGGAGGCGGCTTCGACCACGTACCGGGCGGAGCACCCGGCCACGTACCGAACGGATCGTTCGGCCCCGCCCCAGCACACTTCGACCCGGCGAGCCACGTACCCGGCGGAACACCCAACCACGTACCGAACGGATCCTTCGGCCCCGCCCCAGCACACTTCGACCCGGCGGGCCACGTACCCGGCCATGTCCCGGGCGGCGTCGGCGGTCACGTCCCCACCGACCACTTCCCGACGGGCGCGGGGCACGACATTCCTGGCCACACGGCTCCGGGGCACGACCTGCCCACGGGCGCGCACGGACCGGGCCACGACGTACCCGGCAGCAACCCGCACACGACGGACGCTCCGCACACCCCGGGCCACGACGGACCGGGCGCGCACGGGCACGACGGTTCACACGGCGGCGGGCACGACGGGTCGCACAGCGGCGGGCACGCGGACGACGCGGCCGCGCACGGCGACGACGCGGCGCACGTCGGTGACCACGGCGGGCATGTCGACCCGCACGGCGCCGCCGGTGACGCGCTGCACGGCGCCGACGACGCGACGACGGCCGGGCATCACGGTGCGGACGGGCCGGGCGGCGGGGGTGCGGGTGATGGCTTCAAGTACACCCCGCACGTTTCCGCGGACGACTTCGATGATCTCCCGACTGCCGAGAAGCACGCGGTCGCGGCAGCCGAACTGACGGACGGTACCGTTCCGTTCGCCGACAACAAGGCCGCGATCGCATACGGTCGGAACCACTGGAACGACTATGTGGACAACTTGGACCCGTCCGCGAAACAAGCCCTTCGGGACTACACGGGTGAGACGTTCCCCTCCTACCACGACATGAACGGCTACCTGAGGGGTACCGAGGGCTACGGTCCCAGCGCCGCGGTGACGCACGACATCGCCGAGATGGACCGAGTTCTGTCCACCCGTGCCGTGCCCGACGACATCATGGTCGTCCGGGGTACTGGTCTGGGTCACCTCAAGCTGGACTCCCCATTCGACATGCTGGGCCAGACGTACCCGGACAAGGGGTACACCTCGACCTCCCTCGGTAACCACCCGGTGTCCGGCTTCGCCGGCAAGGAGGCGATCCTGCACCTCCGCGTGCCGAAGGGGACGCCCGCCCTGTGGCTGGAGAAGGTCTCGAAGTTCGATGTGGAGGAGCGGGAACTGCTCCTGGCCCGCGGTTCCGAATTCAAGGTGACCCGTGTCTTTATGGACAATGGTCAGGTCCAGGTCTATGGGGAAGTCCTGCCTTCGAATAAGGGAGCGGTGCACGAATGA
- a CDS encoding DUF6507 family protein codes for MTGWDLKPQGIQGVLKTTGEVASKIQTYATSYGDHLSSAASSAGTITAEGGGGGGGKGGEQAVGGLVALALSQFAEHTTPDLKFIAGRAGKSLTGAVDATTAYLNGDLDMAAEAQRKALGAVDLDPKRPGVQSR; via the coding sequence GTGACTGGGTGGGATCTGAAGCCGCAGGGTATTCAGGGTGTGCTGAAGACGACGGGTGAGGTCGCGTCGAAGATTCAGACGTACGCGACGTCGTACGGGGATCATCTGTCGTCGGCGGCGTCGAGTGCGGGCACGATCACCGCCGAGGGCGGCGGTGGTGGCGGTGGCAAGGGCGGGGAGCAGGCCGTGGGTGGTCTGGTCGCGTTGGCGTTGTCGCAGTTCGCGGAGCACACCACTCCGGATCTGAAGTTCATCGCGGGGCGGGCGGGGAAGTCGCTGACCGGTGCGGTGGACGCCACGACCGCGTACCTGAACGGTGACCTGGACATGGCCGCCGAGGCGCAGCGCAAGGCGTTGGGTGCGGTGGATCTGGATCCGAAGAGGCCGGGGGTGCAGTCGCGGTGA
- a CDS encoding pore-forming ESAT-6 family protein produces MAGDGDRRSYDIGASADAQGNIQVVIGRLEEVIAARDGQVKAAMADFAADGVADEYHGKELRWNRSSQEVKNIIQLLKTTLEKNDGTAQHTITRAKAAVDNIG; encoded by the coding sequence ATGGCTGGTGACGGTGACCGTCGTTCGTACGACATCGGTGCGTCCGCGGACGCGCAGGGCAACATCCAGGTGGTGATCGGGCGTCTGGAGGAAGTGATCGCGGCGCGGGACGGTCAGGTGAAGGCGGCGATGGCGGACTTCGCGGCCGATGGTGTGGCGGACGAGTACCACGGCAAGGAACTGCGGTGGAACCGTTCCTCGCAGGAGGTCAAGAACATCATCCAGCTGCTGAAGACGACGCTGGAGAAGAACGACGGCACGGCGCAGCACACGATCACGCGCGCGAAGGCTGCGGTCGACAACATCGGCTGA
- a CDS encoding amidohydrolase has protein sequence MNTEHAGVPADMAAAIAHAVDRWSDGLVELSHSLHREPEPAFAEHRSCAKIADLVAAAGFAVERGVGGLDTAFTATRGTGDLTIGFCAEYDALPGIGHSCGHNVNGAAATGGALALAAVADELGIRVKLIGTPAEEAGGGKAILLRAGVFDDVAAAMMVHAGGQDEVDGSSLAMAQWTANYTGRPSHAATAPWEGANALDAISVAYHAVGLLRQQLEPGLVVSFIVTEGGQAPNVIPAHTQAAVEIRAGSVTRLRRAQARVRACLEAGALATGTELEITPCGEEFADLRQDEFMTGAYVRALKALGRIPVSRAGEHIASTDMGNVSQVLPAIHPTIGYEVGDAAHHTAEFAEHGASPSADSAVLAGAAAMALAGAELARDPEQRARLLDGVRGRLSSVGSDPGAEVGHR, from the coding sequence GTGAACACCGAACACGCCGGCGTGCCGGCCGACATGGCGGCCGCGATCGCGCATGCAGTCGACCGCTGGTCCGACGGGCTCGTAGAGCTCAGCCACAGCCTGCACCGGGAACCGGAACCGGCATTCGCGGAGCATCGGTCCTGCGCCAAGATCGCCGACCTCGTCGCGGCCGCCGGGTTCGCCGTCGAGCGGGGCGTCGGCGGTCTGGACACGGCGTTCACCGCCACGCGCGGGACCGGCGACCTGACGATCGGCTTCTGCGCCGAGTACGACGCCCTGCCCGGGATCGGACATTCCTGCGGGCACAACGTCAACGGCGCCGCCGCGACCGGCGGCGCGCTGGCCCTGGCCGCGGTCGCCGACGAGCTGGGCATCCGCGTCAAGCTCATCGGCACGCCTGCGGAGGAAGCCGGAGGCGGCAAGGCGATTCTCCTGCGGGCCGGTGTTTTCGACGATGTCGCCGCCGCGATGATGGTCCACGCCGGCGGGCAGGACGAGGTCGACGGTTCCTCACTGGCGATGGCCCAGTGGACCGCGAACTACACCGGCCGGCCCTCCCACGCCGCGACCGCCCCGTGGGAGGGCGCGAACGCGCTCGACGCGATCTCGGTGGCTTACCACGCGGTCGGGCTGTTGCGGCAGCAACTCGAGCCGGGGCTGGTCGTCTCCTTCATCGTCACCGAGGGCGGCCAGGCGCCCAACGTCATTCCCGCGCATACGCAGGCGGCGGTGGAGATCCGGGCCGGCTCGGTGACCCGGCTGCGCCGGGCGCAGGCCCGGGTCCGGGCCTGTCTGGAGGCCGGCGCGCTCGCCACCGGGACGGAGCTGGAAATCACCCCGTGCGGGGAGGAGTTCGCCGACCTGCGGCAGGACGAGTTCATGACCGGCGCTTATGTCCGGGCGCTCAAGGCCCTGGGGCGGATCCCGGTGTCGCGCGCGGGTGAGCACATCGCGTCGACCGACATGGGCAACGTTTCGCAAGTGCTGCCGGCGATCCACCCGACCATCGGCTACGAGGTCGGCGACGCCGCCCACCACACGGCCGAGTTCGCGGAGCACGGAGCGTCGCCCTCCGCCGACTCGGCGGTGCTCGCCGGGGCTGCGGCAATGGCGCTGGCAGGAGCGGAGCTTGCACGCGATCCCGAGCAGCGGGCCCGGCTGCTCGACGGGGTGAGGGGGCGACTGAGCAGCGTCGGGTCCGATCCCGGTGCGGAGGTCGGACATCGGTAG
- a CDS encoding pore-forming ESAT-6 family protein produces MAGDGDRRSYDIGASADAQGNIQVVIGRLEEVIAARDGQVKAAMADFAADGVADEYHGKELRWNRSSQEVKNIIQLLKTTLEKNDGTAQHTITRAKAAVDNIG; encoded by the coding sequence GTGGCTGGTGACGGTGACCGTCGTTCGTACGACATCGGTGCGTCCGCGGACGCGCAGGGCAACATCCAGGTGGTGATCGGGCGTCTGGAGGAAGTGATCGCGGCGCGGGACGGTCAGGTGAAGGCGGCGATGGCGGACTTCGCGGCCGATGGTGTGGCGGACGAGTACCACGGCAAGGAACTGCGGTGGAACCGTTCCTCGCAGGAGGTCAAGAACATCATCCAGCTGCTGAAGACGACGCTGGAGAAGAACGACGGCACGGCGCAGCACACGATCACGCGCGCGAAGGCTGCGGTCGACAACATCGGCTGA
- a CDS encoding DUF6507 family protein, translating into MTGWDLKPQGIQGVLKTTGEVASKIQTYATSYGDHLSSAASSAGTITAEGGGGGGGKGGEQAVGGLVALALSQFAEHTTPDLKFIAARAGKSLTGAVDATTAYLNGDLDMAAEAQRKALGAVDLDPKRPGVQSR; encoded by the coding sequence GTGACTGGGTGGGATCTGAAGCCGCAGGGTATTCAGGGTGTGCTGAAGACGACGGGTGAGGTCGCGTCGAAGATTCAGACGTACGCGACGTCGTACGGGGATCATCTGTCGTCGGCGGCGTCGAGTGCGGGCACGATCACCGCCGAGGGCGGCGGTGGTGGCGGTGGCAAGGGCGGGGAGCAGGCCGTGGGTGGTCTGGTCGCGTTGGCGTTGTCGCAGTTCGCGGAGCACACCACTCCGGATCTGAAGTTCATCGCGGCGCGGGCGGGGAAGTCGCTGACCGGTGCGGTGGACGCCACGACCGCGTACCTGAACGGTGACCTGGACATGGCCGCCGAGGCGCAGCGCAAGGCGTTGGGTGCGGTGGATCTGGATCCGAAGAGGCCGGGGGTGCAGTCGCGGTGA
- a CDS encoding cytochrome P450, with the protein MTTTFRSRITARIGRSYLSRIQKYGIGSSTVRLLPDDLLMMLRRDGLDPVDKLARTRAKRPVHKVSLPFGMDAWVVSGYEESKAVLGSADGFSTDFAHLATNAGVAAEQSPGGLGFNDPPVHTRLRRILTPEFTMRRLRRLTPRIDAIVAERLDAMEAARGPVDLVQEFALPIPSLTICELLGVPYEDRDDFQQLAMDRFDLFAGTTAPFGAMSESLEYFRGVVEAQRRKPGDGLLGMIVREHGDNVDDEELAGLADGVLTGGFETTASTIALGSLVLLQNGDVLERIRNDDTMTAPFVEEVLRYLSAVQIAFPRFAREDIEIGGVVIPRGDMVLCSLSAANRDAAYVTDDGRFDPHRTPSAGHLAFGHGIHRCIGAELARMELRTAYPALARRFPAMRLAVPPQDLAFRKLSIVYGIESLPVHLS; encoded by the coding sequence TTGACTACTACGTTCCGCTCTCGGATCACCGCCCGGATCGGGCGCAGCTACCTGTCCAGGATCCAGAAGTACGGGATCGGGTCCTCGACGGTCAGGCTGCTCCCCGACGACCTGCTGATGATGCTGCGCAGGGACGGCCTCGACCCGGTGGACAAACTGGCCAGGACCCGGGCGAAGCGGCCGGTGCACAAGGTCTCGCTGCCGTTCGGCATGGACGCCTGGGTGGTCAGCGGCTACGAGGAGTCGAAGGCCGTCCTCGGCTCGGCCGACGGATTCAGCACCGACTTCGCGCACCTCGCGACGAACGCCGGGGTGGCCGCCGAACAGAGTCCCGGCGGACTCGGGTTCAACGATCCTCCCGTGCACACGCGACTGCGCCGCATCCTGACCCCGGAGTTCACGATGCGCCGGCTGCGGCGACTCACCCCCAGGATCGATGCCATCGTCGCGGAACGCCTCGACGCGATGGAAGCCGCCCGGGGCCCGGTCGACCTGGTGCAGGAGTTCGCGCTGCCGATCCCCTCCCTCACGATCTGTGAGTTGCTCGGCGTGCCGTACGAGGACCGCGACGACTTCCAGCAGCTCGCCATGGACCGCTTCGACCTCTTCGCCGGAACGACCGCGCCCTTCGGCGCGATGTCGGAGTCGCTGGAGTACTTCAGGGGCGTCGTCGAGGCACAGCGCCGGAAGCCGGGCGACGGTCTGCTCGGCATGATCGTGCGGGAGCACGGCGACAACGTCGACGACGAGGAACTCGCCGGCCTCGCCGACGGGGTGCTCACCGGCGGCTTCGAGACGACCGCCAGCACGATCGCCCTCGGCTCCCTCGTGCTGCTGCAGAACGGGGACGTCCTGGAGCGAATACGCAACGACGACACCATGACCGCCCCCTTCGTCGAGGAGGTGCTGCGCTACCTCTCCGCGGTGCAGATCGCCTTCCCCCGGTTCGCCCGCGAGGACATCGAGATCGGCGGAGTGGTCATTCCCCGGGGCGACATGGTGCTCTGCTCGCTGAGCGCTGCCAACCGCGATGCCGCGTACGTCACGGACGACGGGCGCTTCGACCCGCACCGCACTCCCTCGGCCGGCCATCTCGCCTTCGGCCACGGCATCCACCGCTGCATCGGCGCCGAACTGGCCCGGATGGAACTGCGCACGGCCTACCCGGCCCTGGCCCGGCGGTTCCCCGCGATGCGGCTCGCCGTCCCGCCCCAGGACCTGGCCTTCCGCAAGCTGTCCATCGTGTACGGCATCGAATCGCTGCCGGTGCACCTGAGCTGA
- a CDS encoding DUF6508 domain-containing protein, with translation MTYQPDAPRYRAETDKPVHHLAVANARGEAMGYLWANDEDEAAGWCLRPAGDRAGFDEGLEWSAKLGTAKARGLAPTAALAELARGSDPRCVSHVVPDSLAAAPSLAALRELAHVVTEADDRRLLAQLDRENADAWRELRSALAALTDEDRAVRWSEGGQQPDGTWRMSYPLHGERLQRLVRALPAVGAVTPAYLWRDNPPPAVPADGRLSPADAVRAATAVVRGERFSDGTIAQAAGDGLLDAVAESLCAWYEAVAVGSRDDP, from the coding sequence ATGACGTACCAACCCGACGCACCGCGATACCGCGCCGAGACCGACAAGCCGGTCCATCACCTCGCCGTCGCCAACGCACGCGGCGAGGCGATGGGCTATCTGTGGGCCAACGACGAGGATGAAGCCGCGGGTTGGTGCCTGCGGCCCGCCGGTGACCGGGCCGGGTTCGACGAAGGGCTCGAATGGTCCGCGAAGCTCGGCACCGCCAAGGCGCGCGGGCTCGCACCCACAGCCGCGCTCGCCGAGCTGGCCCGCGGCTCGGACCCGAGGTGCGTCAGCCATGTCGTCCCGGACTCCCTGGCCGCGGCCCCGTCCCTGGCCGCGCTCAGGGAGCTGGCCCACGTCGTCACCGAGGCCGACGACCGGCGTCTGCTGGCTCAGCTCGACCGCGAGAACGCCGACGCGTGGCGCGAGCTGAGGAGCGCGCTCGCCGCGCTCACGGACGAGGACCGCGCCGTGCGGTGGTCCGAGGGCGGGCAGCAGCCCGACGGCACCTGGCGGATGAGCTACCCGCTCCACGGCGAGCGGCTCCAACGCCTGGTGCGCGCACTGCCCGCCGTCGGCGCGGTGACGCCCGCGTACCTGTGGCGGGACAACCCGCCGCCGGCCGTGCCCGCCGACGGACGGCTGAGTCCGGCCGACGCGGTGCGTGCGGCCACGGCCGTGGTGCGTGGGGAACGCTTCTCCGACGGGACGATCGCGCAGGCGGCGGGGGACGGTCTTCTCGACGCCGTGGCCGAGTCGTTGTGCGCCTGGTACGAGGCCGTGGCCGTCGGTTCGCGGGACGATCCCTGA
- the eccD gene encoding type VII secretion integral membrane protein EccD, translating to MIGSRKVVSTATTSRAQLSRVTLVGERRRADIVLPSDTPIGQLLPDILQLLDDRAAARPMTRQLITSDGSALPHDSTLSSAGIADGAVLRLVRAHSAPPAPVVHDVTDLVADDLDLQAWRWRPAARRTSAGVASVAFAVVAALLARREFALDALTGALTAATLVLLAAGALISKIGQGNRGLATALLLASGSLGILTAWTAADAYDWAGTSRLAAVAAALVLTLVLLGYFSPLGRGGLIGAVATTAITVVWEAVAAVQDDLARLGAVMAVFSVVLLGLLPRLALAASGLTALDDRRSGGASVSRHQVGNALAATHRGLALATVITAVSAAAGGWLLTLADKPSVWTVALPSLVALVLLSRARAFPLVAEVVALFAAAAVLVVRLVMLWMQHAGGAGPLALLVVAAVLPLLVLAVQPPEHVQVRLRRMADLVESIGVVGLFPLAVGVFGVYGQLLNKF from the coding sequence ATGATAGGTTCCCGTAAAGTGGTGAGCACAGCAACGACTTCCCGAGCGCAGCTCAGCCGGGTGACTCTGGTCGGTGAGCGACGCCGGGCCGATATCGTCCTGCCGTCCGACACCCCGATCGGGCAACTGCTGCCGGACATTCTGCAATTGCTGGACGACCGGGCGGCAGCGCGCCCGATGACACGGCAGTTGATCACATCGGACGGCTCCGCGCTCCCCCACGACAGCACGCTGTCCTCGGCCGGGATCGCGGACGGTGCGGTGCTCCGGCTCGTCCGGGCCCACTCCGCGCCCCCTGCCCCGGTCGTGCACGATGTCACCGACCTGGTGGCCGACGATCTCGATCTGCAGGCCTGGCGCTGGCGTCCCGCCGCGCGCCGGACGAGTGCGGGTGTGGCGTCGGTGGCCTTCGCGGTGGTCGCCGCGCTGCTTGCCCGACGTGAGTTCGCCCTGGACGCGCTGACCGGTGCCCTCACGGCCGCCACGCTCGTCCTGCTGGCGGCCGGTGCGCTCATCTCGAAGATCGGGCAGGGCAACCGGGGTCTGGCGACGGCGCTCCTGCTCGCCTCCGGCAGCCTCGGCATCCTCACCGCCTGGACCGCCGCGGACGCCTACGACTGGGCGGGGACCTCGCGGCTCGCCGCCGTGGCCGCCGCGCTGGTCCTGACGCTGGTGCTCCTCGGCTACTTCTCGCCGCTCGGCCGCGGCGGGCTCATCGGCGCCGTCGCCACCACCGCGATCACCGTGGTGTGGGAGGCCGTCGCCGCCGTCCAGGACGACCTGGCCCGGCTCGGCGCGGTGATGGCCGTCTTCTCCGTCGTCCTGCTCGGACTGCTTCCCCGGCTCGCCCTGGCGGCGTCCGGGCTCACCGCGCTCGACGACCGCCGCTCCGGCGGCGCCTCCGTCAGCCGCCACCAGGTGGGCAACGCGCTGGCGGCCACCCACCGCGGCCTCGCCCTGGCGACGGTGATCACCGCGGTCTCCGCGGCGGCCGGCGGCTGGCTGCTCACGCTGGCCGACAAGCCGTCCGTGTGGACCGTGGCGCTCCCCTCGCTGGTGGCCCTCGTGCTGCTCTCCCGGGCGCGGGCCTTCCCGCTGGTCGCCGAGGTCGTGGCGCTGTTCGCCGCCGCCGCGGTCCTGGTCGTGCGCCTGGTCATGCTGTGGATGCAGCACGCCGGGGGCGCCGGTCCGCTCGCCCTGCTGGTCGTGGCCGCGGTGCTGCCGCTGCTCGTCCTGGCGGTGCAGCCGCCCGAGCATGTGCAGGTGCGGCTGCGGCGCATGGCCGATCTGGTCGAATCCATCGGCGTGGTGGGGCTCTTCCCGCTCGCCGTCGGTGTGTTCGGCGTGTACGGACAGCTGCTCAACAAGTTCTGA